In Quercus robur chromosome 10, dhQueRobu3.1, whole genome shotgun sequence, a genomic segment contains:
- the LOC126704189 gene encoding RNA polymerase II C-terminal domain phosphatase-like 4 has protein sequence MKIISERDFPQDDHYDDFDDTPEENTEETCAHLCVIRGKCVSCERVALKYVHQGMWLWLNKDEMDRIRKVESAKLLEDKKMVLVLGLDQTLVHSTEQEKYLRTPQELLQHNLRDSLFRVSRPWGMMMVKLRPFVHTFLRAASTMFEIYMCTMCTRSYALQVAEFLDPENVYFKSSRIIAREDLPETGEKTLDLVLGEEGMVLMLDDTKRVWSNHPFNLIHIKRYRYFDSDPESWSADEVDYAGPLITLLQRLKSNPQTVFQPKI, from the coding sequence ATGAAGATAATTTCCGAGAGGGATTTTCCACAAGATGATCACTATGACGACTTTGATGATACCCCTGAAGAAAATACTGAGGAGACTTGTGCACATCTATGTGTTATTAGAGGAAAGTGTGTGAGCTGTGAGAGGGTAGCATTGAAGTACGTTCATCAGGGTATGTGGTTGTGGCTTAACAAAGATGAAATGGATCGGATTCGGAAGGTAGAGTCAGCGAAATTGTTAGAAGATAAGAAGATGGTTTTGGTTCTTGGTCTAGATCAAACACTGGTTCATTCAACAGAACAAGAAAAATATCTGAGAACCCCTCAAGAACTCTTGCAACATAACTTAAGGGATAGCCTATTCCGTGTGAGTCGACCTTGGGGAATGATGATGGTCAAGTTGAGACCTTTTGTTCACACTTTTCTGAGAGCAGCAAGTACCATGTTTGAGATTTATATGTGCACAATGTGTACACGAAGTTATGCGTTGCAAGTGGCTGAATTTCTTGACCCTGAAAATGTTTACTTCAAGTCATCAAGAATCATTGCCCGTGAAGATTTACCGGAAACAGGCGAAAAGACTCTTGATCTTGTGCTAGGAGAGGAAGGAATGGTTCTTATGCTTGATGATACCAAGAGGGTGTGGAGTAATCATCCATTCAACTTGATTCATATCAAGAGGTATCGTTATTTTGATTCAGATCCTGAAAGCTGGAGTGCTGATGAAGTTGACTACGCTGGCCCGCTCATCACCCTTCTCCAAAGACTTAAAAGTAATCCACAGACtgtttttcaacccaaaatttGA
- the LOC126704190 gene encoding RNA polymerase II C-terminal domain phosphatase-like 4, with the protein MKTISERGFPQDDYDDFDDTPEENTEKTCLHPCVFRGKCVSCETIALKYVHQGMWLWLNKDEMDRIRKIESEKLLEDKKMVLVLDLDQTLIHSTRQEKYLRTPQELLQHELRDSLFRLSRPWEKMMLKLRPSVHTFLKEASTIFEIYMCTTGTRSYALKATEFLDPENVYFMSSRIIAREDLLEINEKSLDLVLKEERMVLILDDTVSVWSNHESNLIPVKKYRYFDSDHDLSVVSLSALGTDEGETTGALTTVLQQLKLIHRLFFNPKFEGGLQDRDVRDILNRRRVLQGCTLSFKHIFPSDFRPENSRLWLMAEELGAKISMDNLINPITHVVTWFATAEEFEEAEMEEIILVHPKWLRACYKALERVSEKEYLIKPKD; encoded by the coding sequence ATGAAGACAATTTCCGAGAGGGGTTTTCCACAAGATGACTATGACGACTTTGATGATACACCTGAAGAAAATACTGAGAAGACTTGTCTACATCCATGTGTTTTTAGAGGAAAGTGTGTGAGCTGTGAGACGATAGCATTGAAGTACGTTCATCAGGGTATGTGGCTGTGGCTTAACAAAGATGAAATGGATCGGATTCGGAAGATAGAGTCAGAGAAATTGTTAGAAGATAAGAAGATGGTTTTGGTTCTTGATCTAGATCAAACTCTGATTCATTCAACAAGACAAGAAAAATATCTGAGAACCCCTCAAGAACTCTTGCAACATGAGTTAAGGGATAGCCTATTCCGTCTGAGTCGACCTTGGGAAAAGATGATGCTCAAGTTGAGACCTTCCGTTCACACTTTTCTGAAAGAAGCAAGTACCATATTTGAGATTTATATGTGCACAACAGGTACACGAAGTTATGCGTTGAAAGCGACTGAGTTTCTTGACCCTGAAAATGTTTACTTCATGTCATCAAGAATCATTGCACGTGAAGATTTACTTGAAATTAACGAAAAGAGTCTTGATCTTGTGTTAAAGGAGGAACGCATGGTTCTTATTCTTGATGATACCGTGAGTGTGTGGAGTAACCATGAATCAAACTTGATTCCTGTTAAGAAATATCGTTACTTTGATTCAGATCATGATTTGAGCGTTGTATCTCTTTCTGCATTGGGCACTGATGAAGGCGAGACCACGGGTGCGCTCACCACCGTTCTTCAACAGCTTAAACTAATACACAGACtgtttttcaacccaaaatttGAAGGTGGTCTTCAGGATAGAGATGTTAGAGACATACTTAATCGCCGTAGGGTTCTCCAAGGGTGTACATTATCCTTCAAACATATTTTCCCTTCTGATTTTAGGCCCGAAAATTCGCGTCTCTGGCTGATGGCAGAGGAGTTAGGGGCCAAAATTTCTATGGATAATTTGATAAACCCCATCACACATGTGGTCACTTGGTTTGCCACAGCGGAGGAGTTTGAGGAGGCAGAGATGGAAGAAATTATTTTGGTCCATCCAAAGTGGTTACGTGCATGCTACAAAGCATTAGAAAGGGTATCTGAAAAAGAGTATCTGATTAAGCCGAAAGATTAG